Proteins found in one Paenibacillus borealis genomic segment:
- a CDS encoding helix-turn-helix transcriptional regulator: MSHIHRIQWFDQQIRNACYPNSNILAEQFEISRRQAQRDIEYMAESLRAPLRYVASQRGYMYEDNSFVLPHLYITDEEQRVLKYLAYRYSHYDYENGQTIRRVGGLLERFTDQPQQPGEFMLPVFEVDARRLQVIGLLEQAIQTRRVVHILCRKQPDHPRELYLCPLKLSHRLEEDYVVAAVEGNSRTELFNLTEIQQLKLTDRYFAADEEFSVAPPGQNKQLKPFTARIRLSGTPADSSWGGYTIRSTDGDVYEIEFYDTDAFLGQLFSSEWTGILSPKWLKEKVRIRCQKLMNLLNEQESRSDH, from the coding sequence ATGAGCCATATTCACCGTATTCAGTGGTTTGACCAGCAAATCAGAAATGCCTGTTATCCGAACAGTAATATTCTTGCGGAGCAATTCGAGATCTCCAGGCGCCAGGCGCAGCGGGATATTGAATATATGGCGGAATCTCTGCGGGCTCCACTCCGGTATGTGGCCAGCCAGCGCGGGTATATGTACGAGGATAACAGCTTTGTGCTGCCTCATCTGTATATCACCGACGAAGAGCAGCGGGTATTGAAATATCTGGCTTACCGTTACAGCCATTATGATTATGAGAACGGCCAGACTATCCGGAGAGTCGGCGGCCTGCTGGAACGATTCACAGATCAGCCCCAGCAGCCGGGGGAATTCATGCTGCCTGTGTTTGAAGTGGATGCCCGGCGTTTGCAGGTTATCGGGCTCTTAGAGCAAGCTATTCAAACACGAAGGGTAGTCCACATCCTCTGCCGGAAGCAGCCGGATCACCCCCGGGAATTATATCTCTGTCCACTGAAGCTGAGCCACCGTCTGGAGGAAGATTATGTGGTTGCTGCCGTAGAAGGGAATTCCCGGACAGAGCTCTTTAACTTGACTGAGATCCAGCAGTTGAAACTGACGGACAGATATTTTGCAGCGGACGAAGAATTCTCAGTTGCTCCCCCGGGACAGAATAAACAGCTGAAGCCGTTCACAGCCAGAATCAGGCTGAGCGGGACACCTGCGGATTCCTCATGGGGAGGTTATACCATCCGCTCCACCGACGGAGATGTCTATGAAATTGAGTTTTATGACACGGATGCCTTTCTGGGGCAGCTGTTCAGCTCGGAATGGACCGGAATTCTGTCCCCCAAATGGCTGAAAGAGAAGGTTAGGATCAGATGCCAGAAATTAATGAATCTGCTGAATGAACAGGAGAGCCGGAGTGATCATTAA
- a CDS encoding substrate-binding domain-containing protein yields the protein MKKLWLVYVLLIGIFLIYVLNYKQQSDSADPWETAGLRGNIEDKYVMVTFQIGIDYWKSVLKGFEDAAEELNVSVEYHGSTQHNANEQMTVLEQTIAKKPAGIAISAVNSKLLTATINKAVEAGIPVVLFDSGAPDSKAYSFLGTDNYNAGTQAAHKMAELTGSKGEVAIITTPDQHNHQERTDGFRDTIRSQYPEMTLVAVKNGRGDQVASREAAEQLLAGYPQLAGIFATESNGGIGVAEAVDAAHGTGPAPQIISFDTDKGTLDLVKEGKIAATMAQGTWNMGYWSLTELFHLHRDLEADPEAYANNKPLPVPDTVDTGIDVVTQVNVDNYYAK from the coding sequence GTGAAAAAGCTCTGGCTCGTCTATGTGCTGCTGATTGGCATCTTCCTGATCTACGTGCTGAATTACAAGCAGCAGAGTGATTCGGCAGATCCGTGGGAGACAGCCGGACTGCGCGGGAATATTGAAGATAAATATGTGATGGTTACGTTCCAGATCGGTATTGATTACTGGAAAAGCGTACTGAAGGGCTTCGAGGATGCGGCAGAGGAGCTTAATGTGTCCGTGGAATATCACGGCTCGACCCAGCATAATGCCAATGAACAGATGACCGTGCTGGAGCAGACCATCGCCAAGAAGCCGGCGGGGATTGCGATTTCGGCGGTGAATTCCAAGCTGCTCACGGCGACAATCAACAAGGCGGTGGAGGCCGGCATTCCGGTAGTATTATTTGATTCGGGAGCGCCGGACAGCAAGGCCTACTCCTTCCTGGGGACGGATAATTATAATGCCGGAACCCAGGCCGCACACAAGATGGCTGAGCTGACCGGCAGCAAAGGTGAAGTGGCCATAATCACCACGCCTGACCAGCATAATCATCAGGAACGGACAGATGGGTTCAGGGATACCATCCGCAGTCAATATCCGGAGATGACGCTTGTGGCCGTCAAGAATGGCCGGGGAGACCAGGTGGCCTCGCGGGAAGCTGCCGAACAGCTGCTGGCCGGGTACCCGCAGCTGGCCGGGATTTTTGCTACGGAATCTAATGGCGGCATCGGTGTGGCGGAGGCGGTAGATGCAGCTCACGGAACCGGCCCGGCACCGCAGATTATCAGCTTCGATACCGATAAGGGTACACTCGATCTGGTGAAGGAAGGCAAGATTGCTGCAACCATGGCCCAGGGAACCTGGAATATGGGCTACTGGTCGCTGACAGAGCTGTTTCATCTGCACCGTGACCTGGAAGCGGACCCTGAAGCATATGCCAACAATAAGCCGCTGCCCGTACCGGATACGGTCGATACCGGGATAGATGTGGTCACACAGGTGAACGTGGATAATTATTATGCCAAGTAG
- the chvE gene encoding multiple monosaccharide ABC transporter substrate-binding protein, producing MKKYSVITLLLTLVLILSACGSNGNSSNGTDASKGKVGIAMPTKSSERWVNDGNNMVKEFEKLGYGTDLQYAEDVVENQVSQIENMITKGVNAIVIASIDGEALTDVLQKAHDADVKVIAYDRLIKKSEYVDYYATFDNFKVGVLQGSYIEEKLGLKDGKGPFNIELFGGSPDDNNAYFFFDGAMSILKPYIDSGKLVVRSKQLTMDQVATLRWDGAAAQARMDNLLSANYASDNLDAVLSPYDGISIGILSSLKGVGYGSGDKKLPVVTGQDAELASVKSILAGEQTQTVFKDTRELAKKAVEMTESVLKGTEAEVNDTTTYDNGVKIVPSYLLEPVSVDAGNVDKVLVDGGYYTKDQLGE from the coding sequence ATGAAAAAATATTCAGTGATCACGTTGCTACTAACACTCGTACTTATCTTATCCGCATGCGGCAGCAACGGGAATTCATCAAACGGCACAGATGCGTCCAAAGGCAAAGTAGGCATTGCAATGCCTACGAAATCCTCGGAACGCTGGGTGAATGACGGCAACAACATGGTGAAGGAGTTCGAGAAGCTGGGTTACGGCACCGATCTGCAGTATGCCGAGGATGTCGTGGAGAACCAGGTATCCCAGATCGAGAATATGATCACCAAAGGCGTGAACGCGATTGTAATCGCTTCAATTGACGGGGAGGCCCTGACGGATGTGCTGCAGAAGGCGCATGATGCGGATGTCAAAGTTATCGCTTACGACCGTCTGATCAAAAAAAGTGAATACGTAGATTACTATGCAACCTTCGATAATTTCAAGGTGGGCGTGCTGCAAGGCTCCTACATTGAAGAGAAGCTTGGCCTGAAGGACGGCAAAGGCCCGTTCAATATCGAGCTGTTCGGCGGATCGCCGGATGACAACAATGCCTACTTCTTCTTCGACGGAGCGATGTCGATCCTGAAGCCGTATATCGATTCCGGCAAGCTGGTTGTCCGCAGCAAGCAGCTTACGATGGATCAGGTAGCTACGCTGCGCTGGGACGGTGCCGCGGCCCAGGCGCGGATGGATAACCTGCTGAGCGCTAACTATGCCAGCGATAATCTCGACGCTGTATTGTCTCCTTACGACGGCATCAGCATCGGCATTCTCTCCTCCCTGAAGGGTGTGGGGTATGGTTCGGGCGACAAGAAGCTTCCGGTAGTAACCGGTCAGGATGCTGAACTGGCTTCGGTGAAATCCATTCTGGCCGGAGAGCAGACGCAGACCGTATTCAAGGATACCCGTGAGCTGGCCAAGAAAGCGGTGGAGATGACCGAAAGCGTGCTGAAGGGGACGGAAGCGGAAGTCAACGATACCACAACCTACGACAATGGTGTCAAAATCGTTCCGTCCTACCTGCTGGAGCCGGTGTCTGTGGATGCTGGCAACGTAGACAAGGTGCTGGTAGACGGCGGCTATTATACCAAAGATCAGCTGGGAGAGTAA
- the mmsA gene encoding multiple monosaccharide ABC transporter ATP-binding protein — MSEYILEMKGITKIFPGVKALANVNLQVKAGEIHALCGENGAGKSTLMKVLSGVYPHGTYEGDILYQGQVCQFKDIKDSEGLGIVIIHQELALIPYLSISENIFLGNEQARRGVINWNETTVKTKELLTTVGLKESPFTGVSTIGVGKQQLVEIAKALSKEVKLLILDEPTAALNEDDSENLLLLILELKKRGISSIIISHKLNEIEKIADSVTILRDGQTIKTLDMKRDAVTEDVIIKGMVGRDLTNRYPERMPELGETIFEIRNWEVYHPTQQDRKMLDQINLHIRRGEVVGIAGLMGAGRTELAMSVFGRSYGKRISGQIFMHGKEVQLNNISQAIENGLAYVTEDRKQYGLILIDDIKRNISLSNLKKLSRRGVINENEEVLVAEEYRKKLNIKTPSILQKTVNLSGGNQQKVVLSKWIYAQPDILILDEPTRGIDVGAKYEIYSIINSLAAEGKGVLVISSELPEIIGMCDRIYTMCEGRISGEVERRDASQELLMKFMTRSRG, encoded by the coding sequence TTGAGTGAATATATCTTGGAGATGAAAGGCATTACGAAGATATTCCCCGGCGTCAAAGCGCTCGCGAATGTCAATCTGCAGGTTAAGGCAGGCGAGATCCACGCCCTCTGCGGGGAGAACGGAGCCGGTAAGTCCACGCTGATGAAGGTGCTTAGCGGAGTGTACCCGCATGGTACCTACGAAGGGGATATTTTGTACCAGGGACAGGTATGCCAGTTCAAAGATATCAAGGACAGTGAAGGCCTTGGCATCGTCATTATCCATCAGGAGCTGGCGCTGATTCCGTATTTGTCGATTTCGGAGAACATCTTCCTCGGCAATGAGCAAGCACGGCGCGGGGTGATCAACTGGAACGAAACGACGGTGAAGACCAAGGAGCTGCTTACAACCGTCGGCCTTAAGGAATCGCCGTTTACCGGAGTATCAACGATAGGTGTCGGCAAGCAGCAGCTCGTAGAGATCGCCAAGGCGCTCTCCAAGGAAGTGAAGCTGCTCATTCTCGACGAACCGACGGCGGCGCTGAACGAGGATGATAGCGAGAACCTGCTGCTGCTCATTCTGGAGCTGAAGAAGCGGGGGATTTCCTCAATTATCATTTCCCACAAATTGAACGAAATCGAGAAGATAGCGGATTCTGTAACCATTCTGCGCGACGGACAGACCATTAAGACGCTGGATATGAAACGCGATGCAGTTACTGAAGATGTGATTATTAAGGGCATGGTCGGGCGCGATCTGACGAACCGTTATCCGGAACGGATGCCGGAGCTGGGAGAGACGATCTTCGAGATCCGTAACTGGGAGGTCTATCACCCCACACAGCAGGACCGCAAAATGCTGGACCAGATCAATCTGCACATCCGGCGCGGCGAGGTAGTCGGCATTGCCGGGCTGATGGGCGCGGGACGTACAGAGCTGGCGATGAGTGTGTTCGGCAGGTCTTACGGCAAACGGATCAGCGGACAGATCTTTATGCACGGCAAAGAGGTCCAGCTGAATAATATCAGCCAGGCCATTGAGAACGGACTGGCCTATGTCACTGAGGACCGCAAGCAATATGGGCTCATCCTGATCGACGATATCAAACGTAACATTTCACTAAGTAATCTGAAGAAGCTGTCCCGCCGCGGCGTAATCAATGAGAATGAGGAAGTGCTGGTCGCCGAGGAATACCGGAAGAAGCTGAACATCAAGACGCCGAGCATTCTGCAAAAAACAGTGAATCTCAGCGGCGGCAACCAGCAGAAGGTGGTGCTCAGCAAATGGATTTATGCCCAGCCGGATATTCTGATCCTGGATGAGCCTACCCGCGGAATCGATGTAGGGGCCAAATACGAAATATACTCCATCATTAACAGTCTGGCAGCAGAGGGTAAGGGTGTGCTGGTCATTTCATCTGAACTGCCGGAAATTATCGGGATGTGCGACCGGATATACACGATGTGTGAAGGGCGTATCAGCGGGGAAGTGGAACGCAGGGATGCATCGCAGGAGCTGTTGATGAAATTTATGACACGAAGCAGGGGGTAA
- a CDS encoding LTA synthase family protein: MSRLWSSKRLSYLLLVLLAGGFVLNYFLQAASFSMNLTGALHWIGRYPWLYGAGSLFIFFILLLSSMILPNTYAGPAVVSVLCLLLGVADYQKLVTRGEPLFPWDLMLVKNAGEMSKITKGMISPLAVIAAILVVAGLAYMIRKLPRNRIKLVLRLSLGGISVALSAGFLVLVSGQSSVVTAMNYQNIFWNQKVNYTQNGFIFAFAGNLRQSLLEKPEGYSREAVEAVAAKYSALPDEPAAAIPGEQPNILFMMDEAFFDPTRLPGYTLSEDPLKFIHEAADETPSGYLLSPEFGGNTANVEFEALTGLSMYFLGDGTIPYQQRIVKMSSLPSIVSILKSRGYQAQALHPFDETFYNRNRVYPVLGFDSFTSEKDLPDAARITPDGYISDKAAVQEAVKELKSASGPVFLHLVTMQNHFPFTKGLNGPNTITVDGGQAEQKDELETYVQDTKLTDEALAYLQQELLTIERPTIAVFWGDHLPALTAGIYTEAGWDQEPRLKHETQLLLLANYDIGNEPLGTLSPAFLGPAVFRLSGQALPAYYKLLEQVQEEIPGLSKDVLIGSGSSVILNELTPDQEELLADYRLIEYDLLEGEQYAEGLMF; encoded by the coding sequence TTGTCGCGTTTATGGTCTTCCAAACGTTTGTCGTATTTGCTGTTAGTCTTGCTGGCCGGGGGATTTGTACTGAATTATTTCCTGCAGGCGGCTTCCTTTAGTATGAATTTGACGGGTGCACTGCATTGGATCGGCAGGTATCCATGGCTGTATGGTGCAGGAAGTCTGTTCATTTTCTTCATCCTGCTCTTAAGTTCAATGATATTGCCTAATACATATGCTGGTCCTGCGGTTGTCAGTGTACTATGTCTGCTGCTGGGTGTTGCCGATTATCAGAAGCTTGTTACGAGGGGAGAACCTCTCTTCCCTTGGGATCTTATGCTGGTCAAAAATGCCGGTGAAATGAGCAAGATTACCAAAGGTATGATCTCACCGCTGGCGGTAATAGCCGCAATATTAGTGGTTGCCGGTCTGGCGTACATGATCCGCAAGCTGCCGAGGAACAGAATCAAGCTGGTTTTGCGCTTAAGTCTGGGCGGGATCTCAGTGGCGCTGAGCGCAGGTTTTCTTGTGCTTGTCTCGGGCCAGTCGTCTGTTGTTACGGCTATGAACTACCAGAACATCTTCTGGAACCAGAAGGTGAACTACACACAAAACGGATTCATCTTTGCTTTTGCCGGAAATTTGCGCCAGAGCCTGCTGGAGAAGCCGGAAGGGTACAGCCGGGAAGCGGTTGAAGCGGTGGCAGCCAAGTATTCGGCACTGCCGGATGAACCGGCAGCAGCCATTCCTGGAGAACAGCCGAATATTCTGTTTATGATGGATGAGGCTTTCTTTGATCCTACGCGTCTGCCGGGGTATACCTTAAGCGAAGATCCGCTGAAGTTCATTCATGAGGCGGCGGATGAGACTCCGTCAGGTTACTTGCTGTCTCCGGAATTCGGCGGCAATACCGCCAATGTTGAATTCGAGGCGCTGACCGGGCTGTCGATGTATTTCCTGGGGGACGGAACGATTCCCTATCAACAGCGGATAGTCAAAATGTCCTCGCTGCCGTCGATCGTCAGTATTCTGAAATCGCGCGGCTATCAGGCACAGGCACTGCACCCGTTCGATGAGACGTTCTATAACCGCAACCGGGTCTATCCGGTACTGGGGTTTGACAGCTTCACCAGTGAAAAGGATCTGCCGGATGCTGCCCGCATCACCCCGGACGGCTATATCTCTGACAAAGCCGCTGTGCAGGAGGCTGTTAAGGAGCTTAAGTCAGCATCCGGACCGGTCTTCCTGCATCTGGTGACCATGCAGAATCATTTCCCGTTCACCAAAGGTCTGAACGGACCGAACACGATTACTGTAGATGGCGGGCAGGCGGAACAGAAGGATGAGCTGGAAACCTATGTGCAGGATACTAAGCTGACTGACGAGGCACTGGCCTATTTGCAGCAGGAGCTGCTGACGATTGAACGTCCGACCATTGCTGTATTCTGGGGTGACCATCTGCCGGCACTGACCGCCGGGATCTATACAGAGGCTGGCTGGGATCAGGAGCCGAGGCTGAAGCACGAGACGCAGCTGCTGCTTCTGGCTAACTATGATATCGGGAATGAGCCGCTGGGCACACTTAGCCCGGCCTTCCTTGGCCCGGCCGTCTTTAGACTATCCGGCCAGGCACTTCCTGCTTATTACAAGCTGCTGGAGCAGGTGCAGGAAGAGATCCCCGGACTCAGCAAGGATGTGCTGATCGGGTCCGGCAGCAGCGTAATCCTGAATGAATTGACACCAGACCAGGAGGAACTGCTCGCGGACTATCGCCTGATCGAGTATGACCTGCTGGAAGGGGAGCAGTATGCGGAGGGTTTAATGTTCTAA
- a CDS encoding cache domain-containing sensor histidine kinase codes for MRKGSLNMEKLKLNNMPIRYKLIIHFLLISILPSIGLGLLIGWTVDRIVEEQSNENTVQLIGKVNTAIENDVENLQKITYLISFDPGVQEFLNGNVTGNGQPDSTAGNGESAEYNIRKFLQGFTTLSSEIAGIMLVNSEGDFISNEMYTRSGTQLTEEAWYKQAAENKGIFKIVGHPYGRAVMSHVDYKESEVVSAVRAIVDPETQVVQGVVLVDLKLRVIAETARDVTLGKTGYLTVVDDNGEMIYAPQHPFMQKIPAGLFTESSGITSEIVDGRHLQLIYRTSPFTGWTTMGVFPMDESAFGVREITFNVVTFVFVVCMLGMTASFYLAYSISRPIGQLASFMSKAQSGDLTIRYWGNRSDEIGLLGRSFNTMLAQIGRLLSLTELQARQKREAELRSLQAHIKPHFLYNTLDTIHWMARSKGAEDIAEVVQSLSKLFRLGLSKGSDMIPLSDELEHIVSYLKIQHVRYSSKLSYSIEVEPQLQELYVLKLLLQPMVENAIYHGIKERRGPGHLSIQVTERENELYLTVRDDGAGITPERLILLKQRLDTVGTQDSGHTETEAPLPDSTGSGYGILNVQARIRLTYGKPYGITIESEPGSGTVVTVRHPVVRDSYPEKD; via the coding sequence ATGCGCAAGGGCAGCCTGAACATGGAGAAGCTGAAGCTGAACAATATGCCGATCCGCTACAAGCTGATTATTCACTTTTTGCTGATCAGCATTCTGCCTTCCATCGGGCTTGGGCTGCTGATTGGCTGGACCGTTGACCGGATCGTGGAGGAACAGAGCAACGAGAACACGGTGCAGCTGATCGGCAAAGTGAATACGGCGATTGAGAACGATGTGGAGAATCTGCAGAAGATTACCTATCTGATTTCGTTTGACCCCGGTGTGCAGGAATTTCTGAATGGTAATGTGACGGGTAACGGACAGCCGGACAGTACTGCGGGCAACGGGGAGTCTGCGGAATATAACATCCGCAAGTTTCTGCAGGGCTTCACTACGCTCAGCTCCGAGATTGCCGGGATTATGCTGGTCAATAGTGAAGGCGATTTCATCAGCAATGAGATGTATACCCGTTCCGGTACCCAGCTGACGGAGGAAGCCTGGTACAAGCAGGCGGCGGAGAACAAGGGGATCTTCAAGATTGTCGGGCACCCTTACGGCCGCGCTGTAATGTCCCATGTGGATTATAAGGAGAGCGAGGTGGTCTCCGCCGTACGGGCGATTGTTGATCCTGAAACGCAGGTTGTGCAGGGCGTGGTGCTGGTCGACCTGAAGCTGCGGGTCATTGCCGAGACGGCCAGAGATGTCACACTGGGCAAGACGGGCTACCTGACGGTGGTGGACGACAACGGGGAGATGATCTACGCGCCGCAGCACCCTTTTATGCAAAAGATTCCGGCAGGCCTGTTCACCGAGTCTTCGGGTATCACCTCGGAAATCGTGGACGGCCGCCATTTGCAGCTGATCTACCGGACGTCCCCCTTTACAGGCTGGACAACGATGGGCGTGTTTCCGATGGATGAGTCAGCCTTTGGGGTGCGCGAGATTACCTTCAATGTCGTAACCTTCGTGTTTGTAGTCTGTATGCTGGGGATGACGGCATCCTTCTATCTCGCATATTCCATATCCCGTCCGATCGGACAGCTGGCCTCCTTCATGAGCAAGGCGCAGTCGGGCGATCTGACGATCCGCTACTGGGGGAACCGTTCCGATGAGATCGGGCTGCTGGGGCGCAGCTTCAATACCATGCTGGCCCAGATTGGCCGGCTGTTATCCCTGACCGAACTGCAGGCGCGGCAAAAGAGGGAAGCGGAGCTGCGCAGTCTGCAGGCGCATATTAAACCGCATTTTCTCTATAATACGCTGGATACGATTCACTGGATGGCCCGCAGTAAAGGGGCGGAGGATATTGCCGAGGTGGTGCAGTCCCTGTCCAAGCTGTTCCGGCTGGGCTTAAGCAAAGGGAGCGATATGATTCCGCTCTCCGATGAACTGGAGCATATCGTCAGTTATCTGAAGATCCAGCATGTCCGCTACAGCAGCAAGCTGTCGTATTCCATCGAAGTGGAGCCGCAGCTTCAGGAGCTGTATGTGCTCAAGCTGCTGCTGCAGCCGATGGTGGAGAATGCGATCTATCACGGCATTAAGGAACGCCGCGGCCCCGGACATCTCTCTATACAGGTCACCGAAAGGGAGAATGAGCTATACCTTACGGTTCGCGATGACGGAGCGGGAATCACTCCGGAGCGGTTGATTCTGCTGAAGCAGCGGCTTGATACTGTAGGGACACAGGACAGCGGGCATACGGAGACAGAAGCGCCGCTGCCGGATAGCACGGGGAGCGGTTACGGCATTCTGAACGTGCAGGCACGGATTAGACTAACCTATGGGAAACCGTATGGTATTACGATTGAAAGTGAGCCCGGAAGCGGCACGGTTGTAACCGTCCGGCATCCGGTGGTCCGTGACAGTTATCCTGAGAAGGATTAA
- the mmsB gene encoding multiple monosaccharide ABC transporter permease: protein MGAITELFKKNIRQYGMIIALIFISIFFQIMTDGILLKPLNVTNLILQNSYILVLAIGMVLVIITGHIDLSVGSVAAFIGALSAIMMVDMEMNPVLAVILSLLMGALVGAWQGFWVAYIKIPAFIVTLAGMLLFRGLTMIVLNGQSIAPFPKTFQKISSGFIPDIVSGSSLNVLTLVIGVILSVLVVYQEYRSRKITLKYGFEQSPVWISVVKAAALVIVINLFTYVIAQYNGIPNILVILLVLIAIYSFVMNHMTMGRHIYALGGNEKAASLSGVKTKRVTFWVFVNMGVLAALSGLVFAARLNSATPKAGTNFELDAIAACFIGGASASGGIGTVVGAIIGGLVMGVMNNGMSLVGLGVDWQQGIKGLVLLLAVGFDIYNKSKTA from the coding sequence ATGGGAGCCATTACTGAACTTTTCAAAAAGAATATCCGCCAATACGGCATGATCATTGCCTTGATCTTTATTTCTATCTTCTTTCAAATTATGACGGACGGCATTCTGCTGAAGCCGCTGAACGTAACCAATCTGATTCTGCAGAACAGCTATATTCTGGTGCTCGCCATCGGGATGGTACTCGTCATTATCACCGGGCACATTGATCTGTCAGTAGGTTCGGTGGCCGCCTTCATCGGCGCACTGTCCGCCATTATGATGGTCGATATGGAGATGAATCCTGTACTTGCTGTGATTCTCTCATTGCTCATGGGAGCACTCGTTGGTGCCTGGCAGGGCTTCTGGGTCGCCTATATCAAAATCCCGGCGTTTATCGTTACCCTGGCGGGGATGCTGCTGTTCCGCGGTTTGACGATGATCGTGCTGAACGGGCAGTCGATAGCGCCTTTTCCCAAGACTTTTCAGAAGATCAGCTCGGGGTTTATCCCCGATATCGTTAGCGGCAGCTCACTGAATGTGCTTACCCTGGTGATCGGAGTCATCCTGTCCGTTCTGGTTGTCTACCAGGAATACCGCAGCCGCAAAATCACCCTGAAATACGGCTTCGAACAATCTCCGGTGTGGATATCTGTAGTTAAGGCGGCGGCACTGGTCATTGTTATCAACCTGTTCACTTATGTCATTGCCCAATACAACGGGATTCCGAACATTCTCGTCATTCTGCTGGTGCTGATCGCGATTTATTCGTTCGTAATGAACCATATGACGATGGGACGGCATATCTATGCGCTGGGCGGCAATGAGAAGGCGGCAAGCCTCTCCGGGGTCAAAACCAAGCGTGTCACCTTCTGGGTATTCGTCAACATGGGTGTGCTGGCCGCGTTGTCCGGTCTGGTGTTCGCTGCACGGCTTAACTCGGCTACACCCAAAGCCGGCACTAACTTCGAGCTGGATGCCATTGCCGCCTGCTTCATCGGCGGTGCATCCGCTTCCGGCGGGATCGGGACTGTGGTCGGCGCTATCATCGGCGGTCTGGTCATGGGGGTCATGAACAACGGCATGTCGCTCGTCGGCCTCGGTGTTGACTGGCAGCAGGGCATTAAGGGTCTGGTGCTGCTGCTGGCGGTCGGCTTTGATATTTATAATAAGTCGAAGACGGCTTAG
- a CDS encoding response regulator: MPEKWKVMIADDEGIIREGIRQCVDWDSLSMTVVAEAEDGEEALELAVHHSIHIALVDLNMPIMHGMELMRQLREQLPGCKIIVITGHDEFSYAQESIRLQVNDYILKPAEPKQLMQVLRGVRGELESEKQQSQHLQQASRQLQKNFPLLRERFCQEWLDGNLSQAEIREQLQFLQLPPERPERIGIIRWRWEGQHPGMKENERQLFLFAIENIITELLEPYTKVIFRDTAGLIVILLWDDAGEQVLAGAEGAVRSNLKIAVEVGTRLVQGEITELASAYRNCRVALAKEQPLSPLVRRAKQYIQEHYSEYGLTLEGMAGQLLASPVYLSRLFKQELGESFGTYLTQIRIRRATQLLHSTELSIHEVAEQSGYETQHYFSTAFKRQTGVSPLQFRKGVQPEDGGDGRRRKE, from the coding sequence ATGCCGGAGAAGTGGAAAGTAATGATTGCCGACGATGAAGGGATTATCCGTGAAGGCATCCGCCAATGCGTAGACTGGGATAGCCTGAGTATGACTGTGGTAGCTGAAGCAGAAGACGGTGAAGAGGCGCTGGAGCTGGCGGTGCACCATTCCATTCATATTGCACTGGTTGATCTCAACATGCCGATTATGCATGGAATGGAACTGATGAGACAGCTGAGAGAACAGTTGCCCGGCTGCAAAATCATTGTTATCACCGGCCATGATGAATTCTCCTATGCCCAGGAGTCGATCCGCCTGCAGGTGAATGACTATATTCTGAAACCTGCTGAGCCGAAGCAGCTGATGCAGGTACTCCGCGGTGTCCGGGGGGAGCTGGAGTCGGAGAAGCAGCAGAGCCAGCATCTGCAGCAGGCCTCCCGGCAGCTGCAGAAGAATTTCCCGCTGCTGCGCGAGCGCTTCTGCCAGGAATGGCTGGACGGGAATCTGAGCCAGGCGGAGATCAGGGAGCAGCTGCAATTCCTGCAGCTGCCGCCGGAGCGGCCGGAGCGGATCGGCATTATCCGCTGGAGATGGGAAGGCCAGCATCCGGGGATGAAGGAGAACGAACGCCAGCTGTTCCTGTTCGCGATCGAGAATATCATCACGGAGCTGCTGGAGCCGTATACCAAGGTGATCTTCCGGGATACCGCCGGACTGATTGTTATTCTGCTGTGGGATGACGCAGGCGAGCAGGTACTTGCCGGAGCTGAAGGTGCTGTGCGCAGCAATCTCAAAATTGCTGTAGAAGTCGGCACCCGGCTTGTACAAGGGGAGATCACAGAGCTTGCTTCAGCCTACCGGAACTGCCGGGTGGCCCTGGCCAAAGAGCAGCCGCTGTCACCTCTCGTCCGCCGGGCGAAGCAGTATATACAGGAGCATTACAGCGAATATGGGCTTACCCTGGAGGGGATGGCCGGCCAGCTTCTGGCCTCACCTGTATATCTCAGCCGCCTATTCAAGCAGGAGCTGGGCGAATCCTTCGGCACGTATTTGACGCAAATACGAATCCGCCGGGCCACCCAGCTGCTGCATTCAACAGAGCTGAGCATCCATGAGGTGGCTGAGCAGTCGGGGTATGAGACGCAGCATTATTTCAGCACCGCGTTCAAGAGGCAGACCGGCGTGTCGCCCCTGCAGTTCCGCAAAGGGGTGCAGCCTGAGGATGGGGGTGACGGCAGGCGCAGAAAAGAGTAG